Proteins encoded by one window of Microbacterium testaceum:
- a CDS encoding DUF3556 domain-containing protein, protein MGFKTAEFPPVDTSTFLHQPLRERIRALTLHWVEYGFGSPRMIAATYLVKIAVLWLLIGSIVITATSGVGWFWQVDQWWNQPIVYQKAIIWTMLLEAIGLAGSWGPTAGKFKPMTGGIQFWARPGTIRLRPWAWVPGTAGDTRTVFDVVVYLGFLAALATALVLPGTVTPALAAALPENTSGLVQTTPVIVAIALLVIVGVRDKTIAVASRIEQYLPALVFFSVLSFVDMIIALKLLIVAVWVCAGISKFGRHFVNVIPPMLSNTPFWPPRWLKRALYRDFPRDVRPSKLAHFMAHAMGTTVEIAVPLVLLFSQNFWVTLAAVVLIVGFHLFIFSTFPLAVPLEWNTLFCYAAVFLFLGFPAQAGYAVTDFSNGWLLAGIVVALLFFPALGNLRPDKVSFLPSMRQYAGNWASALWTFTPGAEQKLDAVIRPTSNQVDQLVQLGYAPEIAEITMQQTLAWRSMHSQGRGLFSVLYRALPDIETRTIREGEFACNSVIGFNFGDGHLHDESLIRALQSRCHFAPGEFVVVWVESQAIHADFQEYKVIDAARGVIERGRWRVADAVAAQPWLADGPIPLERSWRADAKAPTTDVTNSVRTVSRRRGERVSK, encoded by the coding sequence ATGGGATTCAAAACCGCGGAGTTTCCGCCCGTCGACACGAGCACATTCCTGCACCAGCCACTGCGCGAGCGAATCAGAGCCCTGACCCTGCACTGGGTGGAGTACGGCTTCGGATCGCCCCGCATGATCGCCGCGACCTACCTCGTGAAGATCGCCGTGCTGTGGCTCCTCATCGGCAGCATCGTCATCACCGCCACCAGCGGTGTGGGGTGGTTCTGGCAGGTCGACCAGTGGTGGAACCAGCCGATCGTCTACCAGAAGGCGATCATCTGGACCATGCTGCTCGAAGCGATCGGCCTCGCCGGATCGTGGGGGCCGACGGCGGGCAAGTTCAAGCCCATGACCGGTGGCATCCAGTTCTGGGCGCGACCGGGCACGATCCGGCTTCGACCGTGGGCCTGGGTGCCGGGAACGGCCGGTGACACGCGGACCGTGTTCGACGTCGTCGTCTACCTCGGGTTCCTCGCGGCGCTCGCCACGGCGCTCGTGCTCCCCGGCACGGTGACCCCTGCGCTCGCCGCGGCGCTTCCCGAGAACACGAGCGGGTTGGTGCAGACCACCCCCGTGATCGTCGCGATCGCGCTGCTGGTGATCGTGGGCGTGCGCGACAAGACGATCGCGGTCGCCTCGCGCATCGAGCAGTACCTACCGGCGCTGGTGTTCTTCTCGGTGCTGTCGTTCGTCGACATGATCATCGCGCTGAAGCTGCTTATCGTGGCCGTGTGGGTGTGCGCGGGCATCTCGAAGTTCGGCAGGCACTTCGTCAACGTCATCCCGCCGATGCTCAGCAACACCCCGTTCTGGCCGCCGAGATGGCTCAAGCGCGCCCTGTACCGCGACTTCCCTCGGGACGTGCGCCCGTCGAAGCTCGCGCACTTCATGGCGCATGCGATGGGGACCACGGTCGAGATCGCCGTTCCGCTCGTGCTTCTGTTCTCGCAGAACTTCTGGGTGACGCTCGCGGCGGTCGTCCTCATCGTGGGCTTCCACCTCTTCATCTTCTCGACCTTCCCGCTCGCCGTCCCGCTGGAGTGGAACACCCTGTTCTGCTACGCCGCGGTGTTCCTCTTCCTCGGCTTCCCCGCGCAGGCGGGGTACGCGGTCACCGACTTCTCGAACGGGTGGCTGCTCGCCGGGATCGTCGTGGCCCTGCTGTTCTTCCCCGCGCTCGGCAACCTCCGCCCCGACAAGGTCTCGTTCCTGCCGTCGATGCGTCAGTACGCGGGCAACTGGGCGTCGGCGCTGTGGACCTTCACGCCGGGAGCGGAGCAGAAGCTGGATGCCGTCATCCGGCCCACGTCGAACCAGGTCGATCAGCTCGTTCAGCTGGGTTACGCCCCCGAGATCGCCGAGATCACGATGCAGCAGACGCTCGCGTGGCGCTCGATGCACAGCCAGGGTCGCGGACTCTTCTCGGTGCTCTACCGGGCACTGCCCGACATCGAGACCCGCACGATCCGCGAGGGCGAATTCGCCTGCAACTCGGTGATCGGCTTCAACTTCGGAGACGGCCACCTGCACGACGAGTCGCTCATCCGTGCCCTGCAGAGCCGCTGCCACTTCGCGCCCGGGGAGTTCGTGGTGGTATGGGTGGAGTCCCAGGCCATCCACGCGGACTTCCAGGAGTACAAGGTGATCGATGCGGCCCGTGGTGTCATCGAGCGGGGAAGATGGCGCGTCGCGGATGCCGTGGCCGCCCAGCCGTGGCTCGCGGACGGCCCCATCCCGCTCGAGCGCTCCTGGAGGGCTGACGCGAAAGCTCCGACGACCGATGTGACGAACAGCGTCCGCACGGTCTCGCGCAGGCGAGGAGAGCGGGTCTCGAAATGA
- a CDS encoding class I adenylate-forming enzyme family protein gives MSLDELDTRTTTPLSVSGLAHLPWRSPSAGTGRPAVRDVTEELSYRGLERRAAACAEQFAARGIGRGDVVAIMLPNSVAFLTAMLGAWRVGAAVTPVNPTFTERELRYQLDDSGARLLVTAGAPAVEVETLAPTDLARIPDGSIADPPITPDTLALLVYTSGSTGQPKGVMLDHANLSAMAASLRRHIELGPDDQALLVLPLFHVNSLCVSFLAPISAGGSVSILERFAPGTFLDAVQRYRPTYFSAVPAIFARLAEVPREQIPRLPSLRLAICGAAPASPELLALSEKRFGIPILEGYGLTEATCASACNPLWGERKPGTVGRALPGQQIAILDDEGRLVPPGVRGEVAILSPTVMRGYLGRPDATAEVMRGGWLRTGDIGILDEDAYLTLVDRAKDMIIRGGENLYPKEIEGFLATHPAVLEAAVIGRPDPVYGEVPIADVVLHPGEVVTEDQLRAHCAEGLTKIKVPAEIRIVTDLARNPVGKVDKPAMRRALAAATA, from the coding sequence ATGTCTCTCGACGAACTCGACACTCGCACCACGACACCGCTCTCGGTGTCCGGCCTCGCGCACCTGCCGTGGCGGAGCCCCTCAGCCGGGACCGGTCGGCCCGCTGTGCGCGACGTGACCGAAGAACTCAGCTATCGCGGCCTCGAACGGCGTGCGGCCGCGTGCGCGGAGCAGTTCGCCGCGCGCGGGATCGGCCGCGGCGACGTGGTGGCGATCATGCTGCCGAACTCCGTCGCGTTCCTCACCGCGATGCTGGGTGCCTGGCGCGTGGGGGCCGCGGTCACGCCGGTGAACCCCACGTTCACGGAACGGGAGCTGCGCTACCAGCTCGACGACTCGGGTGCGCGCCTGCTCGTGACGGCCGGCGCCCCCGCGGTCGAGGTCGAGACGCTGGCGCCGACGGATCTCGCGCGTATCCCCGACGGATCCATCGCCGATCCGCCCATCACCCCCGACACGCTGGCCTTGCTCGTGTACACGAGCGGTTCGACCGGCCAGCCGAAGGGCGTCATGCTCGATCACGCCAACCTCAGCGCGATGGCCGCCTCCCTCCGCCGCCACATCGAGCTCGGACCCGACGATCAGGCACTGCTCGTCCTGCCGCTCTTCCACGTCAACTCGCTCTGCGTGAGCTTCCTCGCCCCCATCAGCGCGGGCGGCAGCGTGTCGATCCTGGAACGTTTCGCCCCGGGCACGTTCCTCGACGCGGTCCAGCGCTATCGACCCACCTACTTCTCGGCGGTGCCGGCGATCTTCGCGAGACTGGCCGAGGTCCCGCGGGAACAGATTCCGCGCCTGCCCTCGCTGCGCCTGGCGATCTGCGGCGCCGCACCGGCCAGCCCCGAGCTCCTCGCCCTCAGCGAGAAGCGATTCGGCATCCCGATCCTCGAGGGCTACGGCCTCACCGAAGCCACGTGCGCTTCGGCGTGCAACCCCCTGTGGGGCGAGCGCAAGCCGGGCACCGTCGGTCGCGCCCTCCCCGGCCAGCAGATCGCCATCCTCGACGACGAGGGCCGTCTCGTGCCCCCGGGCGTGCGGGGGGAGGTCGCGATCCTCAGCCCCACGGTCATGCGCGGGTACCTCGGACGACCGGATGCCACGGCAGAGGTGATGCGCGGAGGATGGCTGCGCACGGGGGACATCGGCATCCTGGACGAAGACGCCTATCTGACGCTCGTCGATCGGGCCAAGGACATGATCATCCGCGGCGGCGAGAACCTCTACCCCAAAGAGATCGAGGGCTTCCTCGCCACGCACCCCGCGGTGCTCGAGGCCGCGGTCATCGGTCGTCCCGACCCCGTGTACGGCGAGGTCCCCATCGCCGATGTCGTGCTGCACCCCGGCGAGGTCGTCACCGAGGATCAGCTCCGCGCCCACTGCGCCGAGGGCCTGACCAAGATCAAGGTGCCCGCCGAGATCCGCATCGTCACGGATCTCGCGCGCAACCCGGTCGGCAAGGTCGACAAGCCCGCGATGCGCCGCGCACTCGCCGCGGCCACTGCCTGA